The following proteins are co-located in the Sphingomonas panacis genome:
- a CDS encoding TonB-dependent siderophore receptor has protein sequence MKLNCLRQPVRPTRGIALALFATTALSMTGLCAIPAYAQGAASYDIPAGPLTRVLNQFARQAHVELIYDAPLTQNASSPGLKGSFGAAEGLSRILAGTGLTYRQTGPNMFTLERAPTADAGTVELGPLRVNGDEGSPFAPTTVIPTPKTDRAATDRSHSYAARAATVAGKTAQDLREIPQSVSVVTRQRMDDQNMVSVEDALRQATGVTAITYGDGTAYFQIRGYPAEVQFDGLPANSGLQYLGQYDLAVYDRVEVLRGPSGLLQGSGEPAGTVNLVRKRPHDEFGWAGSVMSGRWNTFHGDLDVTGPLDAAGTIRGRLVASGQDRDFFTDETHERHGLVYGIVDVDLDPSTVWTVSGTLQDQKLAPFDYGPGARADGTALNPPRSSFFGVNWAHSYTRSREAYSSLEHQFGNGWSAKASANYRWQHGTGAYGYINGLVNLNDSAAYALQSQDITDEWFGADVNVSGPVHLLGRTHQLLIGANYAWRSDLSRSGFVGTSVSDVFAIDIPEQPIPDTYASATRTTQYGFYAQGRFSLADPVTLVLGGRLTSYHSKAWAGLAQTGNFTDAPGVNAKFTPSAGLVWNVTSQVTFYGSYASIFVPQSNLVYGGGTLKPRTGEQFEIGAKAALLDGALNLSGALFTMTDRNRAYLDPDHPGTPAYYIAAGKVRSRGVELEASGEVLPGWSLFAGYTYLDTKTLKADSGQGSIFDTEEPKHSFKFWSTYRFGAPDRPGFQLGGGLRAQSKTSRGGPVQDAYAVVDAQIGYRLNRQWSLTASVTNLFDKTYYARLPSRFYSVYGEPRGFTVTLRKGF, from the coding sequence GTGAAATTGAACTGCCTGCGCCAACCGGTTCGGCCGACGCGCGGTATCGCCCTTGCGCTGTTTGCCACCACGGCGCTGTCGATGACTGGTCTTTGCGCCATACCCGCCTACGCCCAGGGCGCCGCCAGCTATGACATTCCAGCGGGCCCGCTGACGCGCGTTCTCAACCAGTTTGCGCGTCAGGCCCATGTAGAACTGATCTACGATGCGCCGCTGACCCAGAACGCGTCGAGCCCTGGCCTCAAGGGCAGCTTCGGAGCGGCCGAGGGGCTCTCGCGCATTCTCGCCGGCACTGGCCTCACCTACCGTCAAACCGGGCCGAACATGTTCACCCTGGAACGCGCGCCCACAGCCGATGCGGGGACCGTCGAGCTCGGTCCGCTGCGAGTCAACGGGGACGAGGGCTCACCCTTCGCGCCTACGACCGTCATTCCGACACCGAAGACCGACCGGGCGGCGACGGACCGGTCCCACAGCTATGCCGCGCGCGCCGCGACTGTCGCGGGGAAGACGGCGCAGGATCTGCGGGAGATCCCGCAGTCTGTTTCGGTCGTTACAAGGCAGCGGATGGACGATCAGAATATGGTGTCGGTGGAAGATGCGCTCCGCCAGGCGACCGGGGTTACTGCCATCACCTATGGCGACGGCACCGCCTATTTCCAGATCCGCGGCTATCCGGCTGAGGTGCAGTTCGATGGCCTGCCTGCCAACAGCGGGCTCCAATATCTCGGCCAGTACGATCTGGCAGTTTACGATCGCGTGGAAGTGCTGCGCGGTCCATCGGGCCTGCTTCAGGGCTCCGGCGAGCCGGCAGGCACGGTCAACCTTGTGCGCAAGCGCCCGCACGACGAGTTCGGCTGGGCAGGCAGTGTCATGAGTGGGCGCTGGAACACTTTCCATGGTGATCTGGACGTGACCGGCCCGCTGGATGCCGCCGGCACGATCCGTGGCCGCCTCGTTGCAAGCGGCCAGGATCGGGACTTCTTCACCGATGAGACGCATGAACGGCACGGGCTGGTCTATGGCATCGTCGACGTCGATCTCGATCCTTCGACGGTGTGGACCGTGTCGGGCACGCTGCAGGACCAGAAGCTTGCGCCCTTCGATTACGGTCCCGGCGCGCGGGCCGACGGCACGGCCCTCAACCCGCCGCGTTCCTCCTTCTTCGGCGTCAATTGGGCGCACAGCTACACGCGAAGCCGGGAGGCCTATAGCTCGCTCGAACATCAGTTCGGCAATGGCTGGAGCGCCAAGGCCAGCGCAAACTATCGCTGGCAACATGGCACAGGCGCTTACGGCTACATCAACGGGCTGGTGAACCTGAACGACAGCGCGGCTTATGCCTTGCAGAGCCAGGACATCACCGACGAATGGTTCGGCGCCGACGTCAATGTCAGCGGCCCGGTGCATCTGCTGGGGCGTACCCATCAGTTGCTGATCGGCGCCAATTATGCGTGGCGCAGCGACCTGAGCCGGTCCGGCTTCGTGGGCACGAGCGTCAGCGACGTTTTCGCGATCGACATCCCCGAACAGCCGATCCCCGATACATACGCATCGGCCACGCGAACCACCCAGTATGGCTTCTATGCGCAGGGACGCTTCAGCCTTGCCGATCCAGTGACGCTGGTGCTGGGCGGTCGCCTGACCAGCTATCACAGCAAGGCCTGGGCGGGCCTCGCCCAGACGGGCAACTTCACCGATGCGCCCGGCGTGAACGCCAAGTTCACGCCCTCTGCTGGCCTGGTCTGGAATGTGACGTCGCAGGTCACATTCTACGGAAGCTATGCCAGCATCTTCGTGCCGCAGAGCAATCTCGTCTATGGCGGCGGAACGCTGAAACCCCGCACCGGTGAACAGTTCGAAATCGGCGCTAAGGCCGCCTTACTGGACGGCGCACTCAATCTGTCCGGCGCGCTCTTCACCATGACTGACCGCAATCGCGCCTATCTCGATCCCGATCATCCCGGCACGCCGGCCTATTACATCGCCGCTGGCAAAGTACGCAGCCGCGGCGTCGAATTGGAGGCCAGCGGCGAGGTGCTGCCGGGATGGAGCCTCTTTGCCGGCTACACCTATCTCGACACCAAGACGTTGAAGGCGGACAGCGGGCAAGGCAGCATCTTCGATACCGAGGAGCCGAAGCATAGCTTCAAATTCTGGAGCACCTATCGCTTCGGTGCGCCCGATCGGCCTGGCTTCCAGTTGGGCGGCGGACTGCGCGCACAAAGCAAGACCTCGCGGGGTGGCCCGGTGCAGGATGCCTATGCCGTGGTCGATGCCCAGATCGGCTATCGCCTCAACCGGCAATGGTCGCTGACGGCTAGCGTCACAAACCTCTTCGACAAGACCTATTACGCACGCCTGCCTTCCCGTTTCTATAGCGTCTATGGCGAACCGCGCGGCTTTACAGTCACGCTGCGCAAGGGTTTCTGA
- a CDS encoding PepSY-associated TM helix domain-containing protein — protein sequence MRGGPLRRWRWLHEWSSLACTLFLLILCATGLPLIFADEIEGTPDHAPAPVTASLDQIVVQHGTDPSFVRVASDEGRVYLGERRGGRPLLFDGRTGEPTNAGAAKPPGVVDILLALHGELLAGLLGRLFIAIVGLTALISIISGVVVYAPFASDRPFGDIRKSRGRPLAWLDRHNVAGIAIAAWLTVVAVTGFMNAIEKPLFTLWRAQIGGFLPKIAAGGKAIGPDQALSSARAAAPDMLFETVIFPGPAPGIAGYYLVWGEGTRPLTSRLTAPVAVNAANGAAVGNGALPMPWYLRALDVSRPLHFGDYGGLPLKMIWALLDLVAILVLGSGLYLWAARRRRRRSPDRVGLSDQTHMSEAAE from the coding sequence ATGCGCGGCGGGCCCCTGCGGCGCTGGCGATGGCTTCATGAATGGAGCAGCCTTGCCTGCACCCTCTTTCTGCTAATCCTGTGCGCAACAGGCCTGCCGCTCATCTTCGCGGACGAGATTGAGGGCACACCGGATCATGCCCCAGCACCAGTGACGGCTTCGCTGGACCAGATCGTCGTGCAGCATGGCACCGACCCGTCCTTTGTGCGGGTAGCTTCGGATGAGGGTCGCGTCTATCTGGGCGAACGGCGGGGCGGGCGTCCCCTGCTGTTCGATGGGCGCACCGGCGAACCGACCAACGCGGGCGCCGCCAAGCCGCCCGGCGTCGTCGACATTCTGCTTGCCTTGCACGGTGAGTTGTTGGCGGGCCTGCTGGGTCGCCTGTTCATCGCGATCGTGGGCCTTACGGCCCTTATCTCGATTATCTCAGGCGTCGTGGTCTATGCTCCCTTCGCCAGCGACCGACCCTTTGGCGACATCCGCAAAAGTCGGGGGCGCCCCCTCGCATGGCTCGACCGCCATAATGTCGCAGGGATAGCCATCGCCGCATGGCTCACCGTCGTGGCGGTCACGGGCTTCATGAACGCCATCGAGAAGCCGCTGTTCACGCTCTGGCGTGCGCAGATCGGCGGGTTCCTGCCGAAGATCGCGGCAGGCGGAAAAGCGATTGGGCCTGACCAGGCGCTGTCGAGTGCCCGAGCCGCCGCGCCCGACATGCTCTTTGAGACGGTGATCTTCCCCGGCCCCGCTCCCGGTATAGCCGGCTATTATCTCGTCTGGGGTGAAGGCACGAGGCCCCTCACCTCGCGATTGACTGCCCCGGTGGCGGTGAATGCTGCGAATGGCGCGGCCGTAGGAAACGGAGCCCTGCCGATGCCCTGGTACCTGCGCGCGCTGGACGTTTCCCGTCCGCTGCACTTCGGCGACTATGGAGGGCTGCCGCTGAAGATGATCTGGGCCTTGCTCGATCTGGTGGCGATCCTTGTCCTGGGCAGTGGACTTTATCTTTGGGCGGCGCGTCGTCGTCGGCGTCGTTCGCCCGATCGCGTGGGTCTATCCGACCAAACCCATATGTCGGAGGCGGCGGAGTGA
- a CDS encoding energy transducer TonB family protein: MTSDLEPHGPPIALPTSIVRYGYAPPRGQRVVAFFGTALVYAIAAVALFISFQDRPTSPKPPSAPLVVTLLPLASPPEAPPKPKDAPKPVEKHERKPLRSQPEPVMHPIVPLPTIAVPPPSPAVERADPTPPQPETAAPKTAPAPQGSRASSNTADTWEGRVLSRLEKFRKYPGSARSARQQGVVYIRFRISREGHVLSSSLVRSSGFPALDQAALETLRRADPLPRIPADRPEQIELSVPVEFTIH; encoded by the coding sequence ATGACATCCGACCTGGAACCGCACGGCCCACCGATCGCGCTGCCGACCTCGATCGTACGATACGGCTATGCCCCGCCGCGCGGACAGCGGGTGGTCGCCTTTTTCGGCACTGCCCTTGTCTATGCAATAGCGGCAGTCGCGCTGTTCATATCGTTCCAGGACAGGCCCACCTCCCCCAAACCCCCATCGGCCCCGCTGGTGGTAACCTTGCTTCCACTTGCCTCGCCCCCTGAGGCGCCGCCCAAGCCGAAAGACGCACCCAAGCCGGTCGAGAAGCACGAGCGTAAGCCCCTACGGTCGCAGCCCGAACCGGTGATGCATCCCATCGTTCCGCTGCCGACGATTGCGGTGCCACCGCCCTCGCCGGCGGTGGAACGCGCTGATCCCACTCCTCCGCAACCTGAGACCGCCGCGCCCAAGACAGCGCCGGCACCGCAAGGGTCCCGGGCATCGAGCAACACCGCCGATACGTGGGAAGGTCGCGTACTCTCCCGGCTTGAGAAATTCCGAAAATACCCCGGCAGCGCGCGGAGCGCTCGCCAGCAGGGGGTCGTCTATATTCGCTTCCGCATCAGCCGCGAAGGGCATGTACTCAGTTCGTCCTTGGTGCGCAGCTCGGGATTCCCGGCGCTTGACCAGGCCGCACTCGAGACGCTCCGGCGGGCCGATCCATTGCCCAGGATTCCGGCGGATCGTCCAGAGCAGATCGAGCTTTCCGTTCCCGTCGAGTTCACGATCCATTGA
- a CDS encoding VOC family protein: protein MTIFPTLRVARPTDDLEALLPFYRNGLGFDVLDRFQDHDGFDGVMLGRPGAPYHLEFTRAHGHVAGRAPTQDHLPIFYLPAIEEWQAAVDRMEAAGFSAVSAFNPYWDQHGRTFEDPDGYRVVIQNAAWRI, encoded by the coding sequence ATGACCATTTTCCCTACCCTACGAGTTGCCCGACCGACCGATGACCTGGAAGCCTTGCTTCCCTTCTATCGGAATGGCCTCGGCTTTGATGTCCTTGACAGATTCCAGGATCATGATGGCTTCGACGGAGTTATGCTTGGGCGGCCGGGCGCGCCATACCATCTGGAATTTACACGAGCGCACGGCCATGTCGCCGGGCGTGCGCCGACGCAGGACCATCTTCCGATCTTCTACCTGCCCGCCATCGAGGAATGGCAAGCTGCGGTGGACCGAATGGAGGCTGCCGGCTTCTCAGCAGTTTCGGCGTTTAATCCCTACTGGGACCAACATGGCAGAACGTTCGAGGACCCCGATGGATATCGGGTTGTAATCCAGAACGCGGCCTGGCGAATTTGA
- a CDS encoding alpha/beta fold hydrolase, with protein sequence MIRWTDRFCEGLAAQGFRVIRFDNRDAGCSTHFSTSPAPDFGALAAALMAGRRPDVPYTLYDMAADGIGLLDALGAEKVHVVGRSMGGMIAQILASEHAGRVLSLTSIMSSTGNPALPQAAPDVMAMMMRPAPDPAIDPEGFLEVRLAFARKIAGTGFPFDAKGQRALLLEEVKRSYDPSGAARQIAAMAVAGDRRARLASITVPTLVIHGTDDPLILPTCGRDTASSIPDALYLQIDGMGHDLPPELDGRVIAEICNLVNGQSGPVGS encoded by the coding sequence ATGATCCGTTGGACCGACAGGTTCTGTGAGGGACTTGCGGCGCAGGGCTTTCGCGTGATCCGTTTCGATAATCGCGATGCGGGCTGCTCGACCCATTTCAGCACGTCGCCTGCGCCGGATTTCGGCGCGCTCGCTGCCGCGCTGATGGCGGGGCGGCGACCAGACGTGCCCTACACGCTCTACGACATGGCTGCCGATGGGATCGGCCTTCTCGACGCCCTCGGCGCCGAGAAGGTACATGTCGTCGGGCGCTCAATGGGGGGCATGATCGCCCAGATCCTCGCGAGCGAACATGCCGGCCGGGTTCTGTCCCTGACGTCGATCATGTCTAGCACCGGTAATCCCGCCCTGCCCCAGGCCGCGCCCGACGTTATGGCAATGATGATGCGCCCGGCGCCTGATCCGGCCATCGATCCCGAGGGCTTTCTGGAAGTGCGTCTTGCGTTCGCACGCAAGATTGCAGGGACAGGCTTTCCCTTCGATGCAAAAGGGCAGCGCGCCCTTCTCCTGGAAGAAGTGAAGCGCTCCTACGACCCGAGCGGCGCGGCGCGGCAGATCGCGGCTATGGCAGTGGCTGGCGACCGGCGGGCGCGGCTTGCGAGCATCACGGTACCGACACTCGTTATCCATGGGACCGATGATCCGCTGATCCTCCCCACGTGCGGGCGCGACACGGCCAGCTCGATCCCCGATGCGCTTTACCTGCAGATCGACGGCATGGGGCATGATCTGCCGCCCGAACTCGATGGACGGGTCATCGCTGAGATCTGCAACCTCGTGAACGGGCAATCCGGCCCCGTTGGGTCCTGA
- a CDS encoding GNAT family protein has product MMRWWSRAPFDHLDDLRTYFADDDQSNWRAWAIIRTGEEHAIGFVAAGQKREGVSEIGYLLAQDAQGQGYAREAVTMVIDQLFAEGQRRLFADTDPDNQPSIALLTALGFTLEGRLRAEWQTHIGIRDSLIFGLLADEWRARASH; this is encoded by the coding sequence ATGATGCGGTGGTGGTCTCGCGCTCCCTTTGACCATCTCGATGATCTTCGCACCTATTTCGCCGACGACGATCAGTCGAACTGGCGAGCATGGGCGATCATCAGGACGGGTGAGGAGCATGCCATTGGCTTTGTGGCGGCAGGCCAAAAACGCGAGGGTGTGTCGGAGATCGGCTATCTCCTTGCCCAAGACGCGCAGGGTCAGGGTTATGCGCGCGAAGCTGTCACGATGGTCATCGATCAGCTTTTTGCCGAAGGCCAGCGGCGCCTTTTCGCAGATACCGATCCGGACAATCAGCCGTCGATCGCGCTGCTGACAGCCCTCGGCTTCACGCTGGAAGGACGGTTACGGGCAGAGTGGCAGACCCATATCGGTATTCGGGACTCGCTGATCTTTGGTCTTCTCGCTGACGAATGGCGCGCGCGCGCGAGCCATTAG
- the bla gene encoding class A beta-lactamase: protein MVITRRVTLLASLGAVPWLFAASARAGDRQSTIEARLKALETRSGGRLGVAILDTATGEMMGRRLDERFALCSTFKALAIAFTLARVDRGEENLDRRIYFTQKDLVTPFKATRPHLADGMTVAELCGAAATVSDSTAANLLLAGFGGPSALTAYLRSIGDHTSRIDRTELALNIVKPGETHDTTSPRAMAATLRHILLGSALSPASRARLIEWMMASKDAAAQRLRRGLPVGWRIANKPGTWEGVSTNDVGVIFPPDRPPIVVAAYLGGGHGSVADQEAILSEVARIVARVV, encoded by the coding sequence ATGGTCATCACGAGACGCGTGACATTGCTCGCTTCCCTTGGGGCAGTGCCTTGGCTGTTTGCGGCATCAGCGCGGGCAGGTGATCGCCAGAGCACTATCGAAGCCCGGCTCAAGGCGCTTGAAACCCGCAGCGGCGGGCGTTTGGGCGTTGCCATTCTGGATACCGCGACCGGGGAGATGATGGGGCGCCGGCTTGATGAGCGCTTTGCGCTGTGCAGCACGTTTAAGGCTCTGGCGATTGCCTTCACGCTCGCTCGCGTTGATCGCGGTGAGGAGAATCTGGATCGAAGGATTTATTTCACCCAGAAGGATCTGGTGACGCCCTTCAAGGCGACCAGGCCACATCTTGCCGACGGCATGACCGTTGCGGAGCTTTGCGGAGCTGCGGCCACCGTCAGCGACAGCACCGCCGCGAACCTCCTGCTGGCCGGCTTCGGCGGGCCTTCCGCGCTGACCGCCTATCTGCGCTCGATCGGGGATCACACGAGCCGCATTGACAGGACTGAACTGGCCCTCAACATCGTCAAGCCGGGAGAAACGCATGATACGACGTCACCGCGGGCCATGGCTGCGACGCTGCGACACATCCTGCTCGGCTCGGCCCTGTCGCCAGCATCGCGGGCGCGCCTGATAGAATGGATGATGGCGTCCAAGGATGCGGCTGCGCAACGCCTAAGGCGTGGCTTGCCGGTGGGGTGGCGGATCGCGAACAAGCCGGGGACATGGGAAGGCGTATCGACCAACGATGTCGGCGTGATCTTCCCGCCCGATCGTCCGCCGATCGTCGTTGCAGCTTATCTGGGCGGGGGGCATGGCTCCGTGGCGGATCAGGAGGCCATTTTGTCTGAGGTCGCTCGTATCGTCGCGAGGGTTGTCTGA
- a CDS encoding acetyltransferase — protein sequence MITIRDSRPDDGDRVIEIWRGAVDATHDFLLPEDRLALDEMVCGFLPQAPLWLAVDVKDYPLAFLLIDNGHMEALFVDPRYRGTGLGAALVRHGLALHPEMTTDVNEQNGQAVGFYEKMGFRRTGRSSLDGQGRPYPLIHLRHGD from the coding sequence GTGATTACAATCAGAGATTCCCGTCCCGACGACGGCGATCGTGTCATCGAAATCTGGCGTGGCGCGGTTGACGCGACGCATGACTTCCTCTTGCCCGAGGATCGTCTCGCACTTGACGAGATGGTGTGCGGCTTTCTGCCTCAGGCGCCGCTTTGGTTGGCCGTGGACGTCAAAGATTATCCGCTGGCCTTCCTGCTTATCGACAATGGCCATATGGAAGCGCTCTTCGTCGATCCCCGCTATCGAGGAACGGGTCTTGGCGCGGCGCTGGTGCGCCATGGCCTGGCCCTTCACCCGGAGATGACGACCGACGTCAACGAGCAAAACGGCCAGGCAGTCGGCTTCTACGAGAAGATGGGGTTCAGGCGGACCGGCCGTTCGTCACTTGACGGGCAAGGCAGGCCTTATCCGCTCATTCATTTGCGGCATGGTGACTGA
- a CDS encoding VOC family protein translates to MSQSPQMDTGLSHVALVVRDLEKSIAFYQKFADLEVVHRRRAGGDIDEVAWLADGTRPFALVLVASTALVDTALGPFGHIGVACATPEDVYARAAEAERHGALRSAPRDDGPPVGLWTYIADPDGNTLELSFGQEIAFAIDGRQQALPEAHC, encoded by the coding sequence ATGTCTCAGTCACCGCAAATGGATACTGGATTGTCCCATGTCGCGCTGGTGGTGCGCGATCTTGAGAAAAGCATCGCTTTCTACCAGAAGTTCGCCGATCTTGAGGTCGTCCATCGCCGTAGGGCTGGTGGCGACATCGATGAGGTCGCGTGGCTAGCAGATGGAACGCGTCCGTTCGCGCTGGTCCTCGTCGCCTCAACTGCCTTGGTTGATACGGCACTTGGTCCGTTTGGCCATATAGGCGTTGCCTGTGCGACGCCGGAGGATGTCTATGCCCGCGCTGCCGAGGCTGAGCGCCACGGCGCCCTGCGCTCTGCTCCCCGCGATGATGGACCGCCCGTGGGCCTTTGGACCTATATCGCTGACCCGGATGGCAATACGCTTGAGCTCTCATTTGGCCAGGAAATTGCTTTCGCTATAGACGGTCGCCAGCAAGCACTGCCAGAGGCACATTGTTGA
- a CDS encoding LysR family transcriptional regulator, with the protein MSTMHRLNNLQPSDLSLLPILEALIAERHISRAAIRLNRSQPAVSHALARLRDLFNDPLLVRGEGGLQPTARALQLVEPLGEALALIRSLVDQPTFDAERCDRHFRLSMSDYGATILLPTLVSQVRQMAPQMNLSIVSYGRERAIAALMDGEIDLAVGVYPVLKQPGGRDLRSALLFEDSFACLFDAEQEGTPISLEHYLTRPHVRVAVALHDDSEVDDALARLGHKRRIAVQVPHWSAAPDLVRGTDLILTAARRSLDHIVPGNLRCSPLPFQLGSFPFVQTWHRRRERDAAHGWLRDAVANAATSRLGT; encoded by the coding sequence ATGTCCACTATGCATAGATTGAATAATCTCCAGCCGTCTGACCTGAGCCTGTTGCCGATCCTGGAGGCGCTGATCGCGGAACGCCATATCTCGCGCGCGGCCATCCGGCTCAATCGTTCGCAACCGGCGGTCAGCCATGCGCTTGCAAGGCTACGAGATCTGTTCAACGATCCGCTTCTGGTACGCGGCGAAGGGGGGCTCCAGCCAACGGCCCGCGCGCTTCAACTCGTCGAACCGCTGGGTGAGGCGCTCGCACTCATACGCTCGCTGGTCGATCAACCGACATTCGACGCGGAGCGGTGCGATCGCCATTTTCGTCTATCAATGTCGGATTATGGGGCGACCATTCTGCTGCCGACGCTTGTCTCGCAGGTTCGACAAATGGCGCCGCAGATGAATCTCTCCATCGTTTCCTACGGCAGAGAGCGCGCGATCGCGGCGCTCATGGACGGTGAGATCGACCTTGCGGTCGGCGTGTATCCGGTCCTCAAGCAACCCGGCGGCAGGGATCTTCGAAGCGCCCTGCTTTTTGAAGACTCATTCGCCTGCCTGTTCGACGCCGAGCAAGAAGGCACCCCAATCTCACTCGAACATTATCTGACGCGACCCCATGTGCGGGTTGCCGTAGCGCTGCATGACGACAGTGAGGTCGACGATGCCCTTGCCCGCCTCGGTCACAAGCGCCGCATAGCCGTTCAAGTCCCGCATTGGTCAGCAGCTCCCGACCTTGTCAGAGGCACCGATCTGATCCTGACGGCTGCCAGGCGCAGTCTTGACCACATCGTGCCGGGGAACCTGCGGTGCAGCCCACTGCCCTTCCAATTGGGCAGCTTCCCATTTGTTCAAACCTGGCATCGTCGGCGCGAAAGGGACGCAGCGCATGGCTGGCTTCGGGATGCGGTTGCCAACGCGGCCACCTCGCGGCTCGGAACTTGA
- a CDS encoding LysR family transcriptional regulator: MDYLAAMRMFVRVVERGSMSAAAKDLGIGQPAVSERLERLEAELGVQLLRRSTRALSTTDMGGAFYERAKLAIEAADDALSAVRGDAPLRGTLRIAAPQGLGEVLLPGVLLHLREAHAGLRVDLVLNDRVVDPVTEGVDLSLRLGEPGEGGFAARRVGHVPRVLVAAPAYLAHHGKPETPGDLVGHAFARVSGLFAGGRLPLRTIDGCALAAPIDVVLNVSHWRPLHAVLLGGGAIGVLQLAVCAKDLASGRLKRLLPAFEVPGLDLHALYAPGLPMASRTRTVLALIEREVARLSIEIENAVKGLF; encoded by the coding sequence ATGGATTACCTCGCCGCCATGCGCATGTTCGTTCGAGTCGTTGAGCGCGGCAGCATGTCGGCGGCGGCCAAGGATCTCGGAATCGGGCAGCCGGCGGTCAGCGAACGGCTCGAACGGCTCGAGGCCGAATTGGGTGTACAGTTGCTCCGCCGGAGCACGCGGGCGCTTTCCACCACCGACATGGGTGGGGCTTTTTACGAGCGCGCCAAGCTGGCAATCGAGGCGGCCGACGACGCGCTGTCCGCGGTTCGGGGAGATGCTCCCCTGCGGGGCACGCTGCGGATCGCTGCGCCGCAGGGGCTGGGGGAGGTACTGCTGCCGGGCGTGCTGTTACACTTGCGCGAAGCACACGCTGGGCTTCGTGTCGATCTGGTTCTCAACGACCGGGTCGTGGATCCGGTCACCGAAGGCGTAGACCTGTCACTGCGCCTGGGGGAACCGGGTGAGGGCGGTTTCGCCGCGCGACGCGTTGGGCATGTGCCGCGTGTGCTGGTGGCGGCACCTGCTTATCTTGCGCACCATGGAAAACCGGAGACACCTGGGGATCTCGTCGGCCACGCCTTCGCCCGTGTGTCGGGCCTCTTTGCAGGCGGTCGATTGCCCTTGCGCACGATCGACGGTTGCGCTCTGGCGGCGCCCATCGATGTCGTCCTCAACGTCAGCCATTGGCGGCCGCTTCACGCCGTCCTGCTCGGCGGGGGCGCCATTGGCGTCCTCCAATTGGCTGTATGCGCGAAGGATCTTGCAAGCGGTCGACTGAAGCGCCTGTTGCCGGCCTTCGAAGTTCCAGGGCTCGATCTTCACGCCCTTTATGCGCCCGGACTGCCGATGGCCTCGCGTACTAGAACGGTTCTGGCACTGATCGAGCGAGAAGTGGCTCGTCTGTCGATCGAGATCGAGAACGCGGTCAAAGGTCTCTTCTGA
- the attM gene encoding AttM family quorum-quenching N-acyl homoserine lactonase encodes MSGIRLYMLQSGSQRCKVHDIKMNQGDADYEIPVPWFLLMHPRGHVIIDGGLAAEGLSDPRGWWGDAIDAYQPIMESSQGCAAQLAGLGVAPEQVRFVVLSHLHCDHSGAIGRFPNATHIVQRREYEYAFAPDWFAAGAYARKDFDRPGLDWHFLDGEATDGYDLYGDGTLRMIFTPGHTVGHQSFLVRLPQTGAILLTADAVYTQDHWEERALPGFMTSAIDAVRSVRKLRALAKRERTMVVTGHDPEIWPGFRQAPDFYS; translated from the coding sequence ATGAGTGGTATCAGGCTCTACATGCTCCAATCCGGCAGCCAGCGCTGCAAGGTGCACGACATCAAGATGAACCAAGGCGATGCCGACTATGAAATTCCGGTTCCCTGGTTCCTGCTCATGCACCCGCGTGGCCATGTCATCATTGATGGCGGCCTGGCCGCCGAAGGCCTATCGGACCCTCGCGGCTGGTGGGGTGATGCGATCGACGCCTACCAGCCGATCATGGAGAGCAGCCAGGGCTGCGCCGCGCAACTTGCGGGCCTCGGCGTGGCACCTGAACAGGTCCGCTTCGTGGTCCTGTCGCATCTGCATTGCGACCACAGCGGCGCGATCGGGCGCTTCCCGAACGCGACCCACATCGTCCAGCGGCGTGAGTACGAATATGCCTTCGCGCCCGACTGGTTCGCCGCCGGCGCCTACGCGCGGAAGGACTTCGACCGACCTGGCCTTGACTGGCACTTCCTCGATGGTGAGGCAACGGATGGCTACGATCTCTATGGAGATGGCACGCTGCGTATGATCTTCACGCCCGGCCATACGGTCGGCCATCAGTCCTTTCTTGTCCGCTTGCCCCAAACAGGCGCTATCCTTCTCACGGCGGACGCGGTCTATACGCAGGATCATTGGGAAGAGCGGGCACTTCCAGGGTTCATGACCTCGGCGATCGACGCCGTGCGCTCGGTCCGGAAGCTGCGCGCGCTAGCCAAGAGAGAGCGGACCATGGTGGTAACAGGTCATGACCCAGAAATATGGCCCGGTTTCAGGCAGGCCCCCGACTTTTACTCTTAA